Proteins from one Listeria weihenstephanensis genomic window:
- a CDS encoding N-acetylmuramoyl-L-alanine amidase has product MKINELKLAIFAGHGGVDPGASSTYGKESDKALELMLEATKYARSLGIKVINNRTSNVARNISADAKKANNEKVNAVIEIHFDSAVATANGTTGFYADGSPTSKSLAQKVNDRVDDYFRDREIKPDTSTRHGRLGILRETKAPAMLLETCFISNKDDMTAYNTKKSLIAQAIVRGALDYFNIALPNTTQNKPSPAPVKPKPTAPGATSYTGKKLVSKTGELRFYSKGSWADRDVVGTVSKGLGFPTVLAKVNVAGSPQYKVQNSKGKTFYITAADKYVELKNK; this is encoded by the coding sequence TGGCAAGGAATCAGATAAGGCGCTGGAGTTGATGCTTGAGGCGACTAAATACGCCCGTTCTTTGGGTATTAAGGTCATCAATAACCGCACCTCGAACGTTGCGCGTAATATCAGCGCAGATGCGAAGAAGGCAAATAATGAGAAGGTCAATGCTGTTATCGAGATTCATTTTGATAGTGCGGTGGCTACAGCGAATGGAACAACAGGTTTTTACGCAGATGGCAGCCCAACAAGTAAGAGTCTAGCCCAAAAAGTCAATGACCGCGTAGATGACTACTTCCGTGACCGCGAAATCAAGCCAGACACATCAACAAGGCACGGCCGCCTCGGTATTCTGCGAGAAACGAAGGCTCCAGCTATGCTTTTAGAAACGTGCTTCATCAGTAACAAGGATGACATGACAGCATATAACACTAAGAAAAGCTTAATCGCTCAAGCTATCGTAAGGGGTGCTTTAGATTACTTCAATATTGCGCTACCGAACACGACGCAAAATAAGCCTAGTCCAGCTCCTGTAAAACCTAAACCAACAGCACCAGGAGCTACCTCTTACACAGGCAAAAAATTAGTTTCCAAAACTGGTGAATTACGCTTTTACAGTAAGGGCTCTTGGGCAGACAGAGATGTAGTTGGTACAGTTAGTAAGGGCTTAGGATTCCCTACTGTATTGGCAAAAGTCAATGTTGCGGGTAGCCCGCAGTATAAGGTTCAAAACAGCAAGGGGAAAACGTTCTACATCACAGCAGCAGATAAATATGTAGAGCTTAAA